attggtgtttgtgtgagggatgtaaaagggaacggtctttaaagagtgttgcaaagcagtcaatggagctaatgagaatacaatgaataggtggttgtttgagggatgcaaagggaacggtctatgaaggttggtgaaaagcagtcaagggagctgttaaaatacatggtattgttggttgtttcagggaagcaacagagaacggtctcttaattttgttggaacgcagtcaaaggagctgtccagaacacaaattaatagtgtttgtttgagggctgcaaaagggaacggtgtcttaaagtgttggatacagtcaatggagctggtgaaaacacaacgaattgaggcttgtttgagggatgcaaatgggaacggtctcttaagggtgctggaaagcagtcaaaggagctgttgagaacataaagaatgtgtgattgtggaGTTATGttaaagggaacggtccctcaaaggtgttggaatgcagtcaaggaatctGTGAacaatacaatgaattggtggctgtttgagggatgcaaaagggaacggtctcctAAGATTGTTGcaacacagtcaaaggagctggtggaagcaaaatgaatgggggcttatttgaaggatgcaaaagggaacggtctcttaaaagtgttggaacgcagtaaggagagctgttgagaacagtatcaaaaagctgttgtttgagggctgaaaaagggaacggtctcttaaaagtgttggaacagtcattggagctgttgaaaacagtatgcagtggtgactgttttagtggtgcaaaagggaacggtctcttaaaagttttggaacgcagtcagtggagctgttgagaacaaaatgaagtggtggttgtttgaggggggcaaaagggaatggtctctgaaATGGGCTGCAAAGCAGCAAAAGGGActgttgagaagccaaggaattggtggctgtttaagaaatgcaaaagggaacggtctctcaatggtgttggatacagtcaatggagctggtgaaaacacaaagaattgaggcttgtttgagggatgcaaatgggaacggtctcttaaaaatgttggaacgcagtcagtggagcagttgagaacaaaatgcagtggtggttgtttgaggggtgcaaaaagCAATGGTTTCTtaaattaattggaatgcagtcaatgaagctgtaaaaaaaacaaagaatatgtggttgtttgagggatgcaaaagggaacggtctcttaaaaatgttggtaagcagtcaatgaagctgttgggaacaaaattgcagtagtggttgtttgagggatgaaagaggcaacagtctctgaaatgtgttggaatgcattcaatgtagatgttaagaaaacaaagattgtgTGGATTTttgggggatgcaaaagggaacggtctccgAAATtggttggaatgcagtcaatggagctgataAAAAGACAATCAATTGGTGGCTTGAGTTAAGGGAAGCAAATAAACAGTTTATTAAAGTTGGTTATTGTATACGCAATTGCTTCAAATTAGTAAATTGTAATTAGTTAGACGCGAGAAAAGTGTACGTAcggcgtagaaaaatgtacgtatgatgtcggccatgttggaaaagacgtgtaaattaatttACGGAATACAGtattgtgattggctgcagcaaaaaatcacgtgacacgcatgcaaccaatggcagcgtgcgcacacatgaaatttctcggacaaacaaacagacagatacacaaacaaatcccgcccacaaataccccattcgcttttataaagataggagactagtatacggcggcccgtcccaggacggtaataggtgaagtctagtattcagTGTTGGTGTGGAAGGTCGGACCTGTTCTTAAATCCCTGAATCCAcctaaagccccttaatccttTAATAGCCCATTAATCCATCTTAAGCCCCTTAATACACCTAAATCCTCTTAATCCACCTTAATCCGCTTAATCCATGTTTAACCGCTGAATCCACGTCAAACCGCGTTTAGCCGCTGAATCCAcataaagccccttaatctaCTAAGTACCTCTCCTACACTTAACAAAcaatggaagaaaaacaaatcacggttgagcgcacttgggaactgcccccaaggccatgcccgtgctccttatttggtccgtagaccgaggcggaatttagttcctctttttttttgtggttgtcgTTATCACATGGGCTGTgatttttaggtttttttcttcggcTCTGGCTATTCTTGTAGGAGAACTTCCttaaaaacaatgtttttcGTGAATACCTTGTTCTTATCTTGTTCCGTGGATTGTGGAATATTCCTAAGTAGCTTGCCCTGTTTCTCTGTTTCTTCGCACTGAACCTTGACACCTTCTCTTGATGTTGCACGCGAGAATGCGACGTATAGTTGGCCGTGGCTGAAAACGGATTCCGGAAGGTAGATGCCTACTCGCTCAAAAGTCTGTCCCTGTGACTTGTTGATGGTCATAGCGAAAGCCACAAGCACAGGAAACTGCAATCTTTTGAGTTTGAAGGGCAAGTCAGAGTCGGTGGGAGACATGGACATCCGCGGAAGAAAGACGTTGTGTCCTTTGTGTTTCCCGGCCGCGATCTCTGCCACAATCAGGTTACCGCTGAGCGCCTTGATGATGAGCCTCGTGCCGTTGCAAAGTCCCTGTCGCGAGTCAATGTTCTTGAGAAGAATGACGATGGCTCCTATTTTCAGTTTGAGTTGGTGCGGGGGTAGCCCGGAGACGTTGAAGGTATTTAAAATTTCCGGAGGGTAGTTGGAAATTTCCTCTGGGTCCTCTGAATCGATAGTGTCGATACTTTTGCAGACTTTCAACGCGCCAGGCATCTCGCCAATGATCTTGTTGTTGATCCTAAGACAGTCTTCATTCTTGGGACATAGAATAGCCCGGTTACAAACTTGTTCTCTGACGCCTTCGTTTAAGAGATCCGATGGATCGCCAAAGACGTGTTCGATTAAGTTAGTTCGAATGTTGAGAAGGTCTTGCGGGATTTCGATGAGATCTGGGTCATTGAGCCGCGGTGTTTGTGCCAAAGATCCATTTCCCAGTTGAATGAGCCAATCAGCGAAATCTTGACTACCATCGGCGGTGCGCATGTTTTGCACCAATCGAAGCTGTCGAAAAAGAGGCCAAGTCGCGTTATTGGTGATGGTCGCTTCGATGATTTTGACCCTGTTTCCGTGTCTCACAACGGGCAAGCACTGTCTAAAATCGCCGCCGAGCAAGAGAACTTTGCCACCGTAGGGATCGACGCGATTCTTCATGACGGTTTGGAAAAGATGATTGATCGCGTCGAGGGCGTGGTTGGTTTTCATGGTGGCTTCGTCGGAAATGATGAGACTGGCGTTTCTGATCAGTTGCGCATTGTAGCTGGCTTCTTCGATTTTCGATCTTGTCGTCTCTGTTATTGGGGGATAAATCTTGAACTGCGAATGGTAAGTTGTTCCGTCCAGTAACAAAGTGGACGCGATCCCCGTGGAAGCCACTGCAATAACTTGTCTCCCCTGACCTTGAAGGACGGTGATGAGGGTGTTGTAGAGAAAGGTCTTTCCCGTTCCTCCAGGGCCATCAAGGAAATACTGTCGTGGATGTAAGTTGTTGACATCGTTGACAGCAGCCATGACTTGATCAAAGGCCGCGCGTTGCCCGTCGTTGAGCTGTGCCAACATCATTTCGCCCATgagtctcttttctctttgactgttttcgttgttttcttcCATCTGAGCTTCGACCAGTTGGTTAATCAGCTGGAAATCTGGGACAGGCAGGGAGAGATCTTCCATCGTCTGATTGTGGAGACGTAGCTTGTCCTGAATCCATTTCAACGTCAAGTTCTTGGCCACGTTGGCTTCGTGTCCGCTTCTAATGTAGTCTTCCATCAGATGGTTCAGGTTGATTTCAAATAGATGCAGAGCGTCGGAGGGATTGCAGAACAGGCAAATGTCGACAAAAAGCTGCCTCAGCTGAAGAGGCATTTGGAATGCTGCCGCTTCTTGCATGGCTCTAGCCCAAGCAGTGTCGTCTTCCAGCAAATTCAGTGCTATTGCTGCCGCTTTGAAAGTGGGATGGACAATCTGGTCGACTGTTCGCAAATCTTCAAAGCTTGTTGGCCCTTTAACGTTGATGAGAAGCAAACGAAGGCAATGCCGTTCCACCTGTCGAACGCCAACCGTGTATAGGCGACCGATGATCTTGGCCCGTTTCACGCGAGGCTTCCacgaattggttttcttgatGAAAACGTAGTGGTGAGGTATTTCTCTGTAGAAATATTGCCGTGCGCTCTCGTCGACGCGATTCAACTTAAAGAAAGCAGTTAGGTTGGTGTCTCTCGAAGCGGCATTGATGGCGGCTTGCATTTCGTTTCCCGGTTGGAAAAAGACGGGCTGCTCTCGGGGCAAATGGACGGCCAGGCGATAGATAGCATGCGAACGGTCGGCAAGGGGAAACTTGAAGATTCGCCAACAGGCTTCCGGCGCGCTGACGTAACGCGCATCAAGATGGCACGTGATTTCGTCCCACTCAACCCTTGGTTCTTCGCCTTCTGCCAGATGATACGTTCCCactttttgatccattttcaGGCAATCGTACCCTTTGTAGACGTACTTGAAGATGTACTTTACGCTGACGATGGATGCGCAGTATTCGAGGTTGATGTGGGAGTCATACTTGAGGGATAACCAAGGGTTGTAAGGAACGACCCATCTGTTGTCAACTTCGAAATGCGTGTGTCCTCGTTTTAAGCGGTGTACAACGCCCGTATCTCTTCGTCTGTAAGTGGGGTAGCCGTTATCGTTTAGAAGTGTTTCTTGGCTATGTTGCTTCGGGAAAGCCTTTGAGCACTTGTCGCCGTCCATGCAAggggattttttgttgatcAACCCACACGGACCGTGAATCATGTGGGTCATGACGCTCTTATAAAGTCTCGGATGCGTTGTATTATCGGGAATTTCCGCGCATATGGTTGCATCCACATCTTCCGCTGTAGCAGGGGCGTCACGCTCGTCGATCCAAATGAGCATGTGACAGTGGGGCAATCCACGCTTCTGAAATTCAATGACGTGTATCCGTGCAGTCGCAAATCCCAGCACCTGGCGTTTTTCAATGTCGTTGATCAactcaattttcttttgctggaaGACTCTTGCGACTATATCGGGCCGATCTGATGCCGACAGATGGCTGGGAATGTTGGCCGTGATTTCCCTCCACTTTGGGTTGCAGGTAAAAGTCAGGAAGAATACTGGCTTGCCGAATTTACCACAGATGGCCATTGCATCTTGGTACGCTTGCTTCATCGCCCTTGGGCTTCCGATGAAACTCGATGGGAGGACGTGATAAGATCCGACCGTAAGGTTTTCTCGTTCGGCGCGATTATGCAAGTAGTCCAAGAGACCGTCGTATTGAGCTACGTGAAGCTCCGCCTGATGTTCGCGGATATACTTGACGCGGTTGGCTTCAATCTTGACGTAAGAATCGACCGTCCATTGCTGAGTGAGTGATCCGCCGGCCAAGACGTTGTTGAAATATTCCCGAATCGACATGAGAAAGCTGTAAAATTCGCACTGCGTGATCCTTTTTCGTCTTCCTTCGCCACGATTCAATCGATGGGGATCGTTATCGTCGTCATCCATTTGCTCCTCTGGTTCCGGTTCTGGTTCTTCCACCAGCTCTTCCTCACCAGCTAAGGCTTCTACTGGTGCATTTTCTAGCCGCAGCATCTCATCAAGTCTTGGGAGATCGatctcttcctcttcatccACATCCATTGCCCGTGTTGCTGCTTCCTCTCTTTCACGTCGTGTAGTGGTGGTATAAGGCATGTTTACATGCCAGCCATCGTCACCGTTGGGGAAGAGCAAAGGGTAAGTCATTGGGTCGCACATGGGCTGTTGTGTGTCAATCTGAACGAATGTTCTCCCTCTGACTGGGATGAAGAGATGGCCACGGATATCTCTCTTCGCTGGCGGCTCACCGTTTGCGCTTTTGAAAATGACAGCAATCTCGTTTGTCGTCGGGCTGTTGTAACGTCTCTGATCTAGATTTCTTCGATCACTGCTGATAATCATTCCTACTGTTTGGTGAGGTAGATTTTCATCTTGGGCTCGGCGGTACTCTTCTTCAAGCACTTGACGCATCATCTTGTAAATGGCTGCGTACGGATTCTTTTCTCGGAGCATTGCGTCCAATTCCTCCATCAAGTTTCTGCAGCATCCACCGTTTGAGGTGGAAAGCGCTCTGAACTCGCCAGCCTGCGCAGCGTCCATGAAATAAAGATCCGCATACCTAGGATTATTCGTATTGGGGCCGACGGGTGTGGTGTTGTGGTACACTTGACCGTGGATTCTGAAACAATAAGGTCCACGCCCTGGGGGAGATGAAATATTAGCTCCCAACGAAGCAAAAGCGTGAGCGCTTTTGTAATTGCGGATCTTCGTCATAAACGCTTTCGCCTTTGGATGGTCATTCTGCAATAGTTTAACCAGCGGTTGAGGGCACTCTTTTGGAGGTGGGAGAATCACCTTTCCTTTTGCGCAGCATTGGGTGAATTTCTTGTCTGTCGGTTGTTCACCCTTGAAATGCCTGGCATTACATTCGCCGCAATTGACGGTCATTTCTCCACAATCGTGCAATGGAACTCGGTCATCGGAAGCCAATGTTTTGCAAGCCGCTCTATGAGTTCTCGGCACTCCTGCACGGTTGCGGGCAGCCAATAGCTCTTCGCGAAAAGTGCGCTCCTCTTCAGTTTCCAATGGTATAATTTCAGCATGTTCCAATGCATTCATGGCGCGAAGTAATTCCTcgtcttcctctctctcttctcgCAAACGTTCCATTCGAGATTGACTCTCTTCTcgtctttcttctctttcttcttctatctCTGCCGCTCTGTAGTTGGCTGTTTGTTCCCTGTTAAGTTCCCTACGTATTTCCGcct
This genomic stretch from Daphnia magna isolate NIES linkage group LG10, ASM2063170v1.1, whole genome shotgun sequence harbors:
- the LOC123476967 gene encoding ATP-dependent DNA helicase PIF1-like, coding for MQEAAAFQMPLQLRQLFVDICLFCNPSDALHLFEINLNHLMEDYIRSGHEANVAKNLTLKWIQDKLRLHNQTMEDLSLPVPDFQLINQLVEAQMEENNENSQREKRLMGEMMLAQLNDGQRAAFDQVMAAVNDVNNLHPRQYFLDGPGGTGKTFLYNTLITVLQGQGRQVIAVASTGIASTLLLDGTTYHSQFKIYPPITETTRSKIEEASYNAQLIRNASLIISDEATMKTNHALDAINHLFQTVMKNRVDPYGGKVLLLGGDFRQCLPVVRHGNRVKIIEATITNNATWPLFRQLRLVQNMRTADGSQDFADWLIQLGNGSLAQTPRLNDPDLIEIPQDLLNIRTNLIEHVFGDPSDLLNEGVREQVCNRAILCPKNEDCLRINNKIIGEMPGALKVCKSIDTIDSEDPEEISNYPPEILNTFNVSGLPPHQLKLKIGAIVILLKNIDSRQGLCNGTRLIIKALSGNLIVAEIAAGKHKGHNVFLPRMSMSPTDSDLPFKLKRLQFPVLVAFAMTINKSQGQTFERVGIYLPESVFSHGQLYVAFSRATSREGVKVQCEETEKQGKLLRNIPQSTEQDKNKVFTKNIVFKEVLLQE
- the LOC116924558 gene encoding uncharacterized protein LOC116924558, yielding MAPRRQLTDAEKAEKNRKLREKRAQEDPEAREKRLHDNRARAQYVRNEKKQRLDQDVQRQTQDEVERQVRLDVEAQRRKENRAQEPDKIQQARLQEQALRQQALREEESEEERHARLRDQATRQQAAREAETADDRRIRMIEDNLRHQARRDQETEEERAFRIMVDAMRHQVIRAQETVEERTLRAIADRLRHQMYLVEETEEEAEIRRELNREQTANYRAAEIEEEREERREESQSRMERLREEREEDEELLRAMNALEHAEIIPLETEEERTFREELLAARNRAGVPRTHRAACKTLASDDRVPLHDCGEMTVNCGECNARHFKGEQPTDKKFTQCCAKGKVILPPPKECPQPLVKLLQNDHPKAKAFMTKIRNYKSAHAFASLGANISSPPGRGPYCFRIHGQVYHNTTPVGPNTNNPRYADLYFMDAAQAGEFRALSTSNGGCCRNLMEELDAMLREKNPYAAIYKMMRQVLEEEYRRAQDENLPHQTVGMIISSDRRNLDQRRYNSPTTNEIAVIFKSANGEPPAKRDIRGHLFIPVRGRTFVQIDTQQPMCDPMTYPLLFPNGDDGWHVNMPYTTTTRREREEAATRAMDVDEEEEIDLPRLDEMLRLENAPVEALAGEEELVEEPEPEPEEQMDDDDNDPHRLNRGEGRRKRITQCEFYSFLMSIREYFNNVLAGGSLTQQWTVDSYVKIEANRVKYIREHQAELHVAQYDGLLDYLHNRAERENLTVGSYHVLPSSFIGSPRAMKQAYQDAMAICGKFGKPVFFLTFTCNPKWREITANIPSHLSASDRPDIVARVFQQKKIELINDIEKRQVLGFATARIHVIEFQKRGLPHCHMLIWIDERDAPATAEDVDATICAEIPDNTTHPRLYKSVMTHMIHGPCGLINKKSPCMDGDKCSKAFPKQHSQETLLNDNGYPTYRRRDTGVVHRLKRGHTHFEVDNRWVVPYNPWLSLKYDSHINLEYCASIVSVKYIFKYVYKGYDCLKMDQKVGTYHLAEGEEPRVEWDEITCHLDARYVSAPEACWRIFKFPLADRSHAIYRLAVHLPREQPVFFQPGNEMQAAINAASRDTNLTAFFKLNRVDESARQYFYREIPHHYVFIKKTNSWKPRVKRAKIIGRLYTGQQALKICEQSTRLSIPLSKRQQ